A portion of the Oncorhynchus clarkii lewisi isolate Uvic-CL-2024 chromosome 27, UVic_Ocla_1.0, whole genome shotgun sequence genome contains these proteins:
- the LOC139385933 gene encoding extracellular calcium-sensing receptor-like, translating to MILNSSSLSLLLNYSSASSTSSSCRLREHFSLNGMYQKGDVILGGLFEVHYFTVFPELSFTSEPQQLYCEGFTSCGFQQAQTMAFAVDEINRDPDLLPNIKLGYQLYDDCQKLGVSLRAALSLASGTEKEFLLDENCSGSPPVLGIVGDPGSTNSIAISSVLGLFRVPMVSHYATCSCLSDRGKYPSFFRTIPSDSFQVRAMIQILRRLGWTWVGLLFSDDDYGVHAARSFQSSLAESGGCVAYSQVLPKDNRPTELQRIVGEIKSSSARVVVVFSNEAYLLPLVDEVVVQNVKGLQWIASEAWTTSSVFHTPRLMPYLGGTLGIAIRRGEIPGLRDFLLSIRPDDQPDNNPGNNMVRQFWEAVFGCRLEPPAGWVEAGGDVCTGQEDLRDVETNCGDVSELRPEYNVYKAVYALAHALHDLMQCVPGRGPFSGNRCASLQRLEHWQLVHYLERVNFTTGFGDRVSFDDNGDALAIYDILNWAWLQDGSVQVENVGVIDESAPAGQELTLDEDRIFWNFESRKPPRSVCSESCPPGTRVARKKGEPVCCFDCISCAEGEVSNTTDSAECLKCPEDFWSSPERDLCIPKGVEFLSYQESLGISLMTASLLGALICAVVLGIFTHYRNTPVVKANNSELSFLLLLSLKLCFLCSLLFIGRPRLWTCQLRHAAFGISFVLCVSCILVKTMVVLAVFRTSKPGGKASLKWFGAGQQRGTVLVLTSFQAAICTAWLVSASPTPHKNMRYHNDKIVYECVVGSVAGFGALLGYIGLLAFLSFLLAFLARNLPDNFNEAKFITFSMLIFCAVWISFVPAYISSPGKYADAVEIFAILASSFGILVALFGPKCYIILLRPDRNTKKALMGRASTKT from the exons ATGATACTGAACTCCTCATCTCTGAGCCTTCTATTGAACTACTCCTCTGCCTCGTCCACTTCCTCATCCTGTCGTCTGCGGGAGCATTTCAGTCTGAATGGAATGTACCAGAAGGGTGATGTGATTCTGGGAGGTCTGTTTGAGGTCCACTACTTCACTGTGTTCCCTGAGCTGTCTTTCACATCAGAACCCCAGCAGCTCTACTGTGAGGG TTTTACCAGTTGTGGTTTCCAGCAGGCCCAGACTATGGCGTTTGCTGTAGATGAGATCAACAGAGACCCTGACCTTCTGCCAAACATCAAGCTCGGATACCAGCTCTATGACGACTGCCAGAAGTTGGGAGTATCGCTACGTGCTGCCCTGTCATTGGCCAGTGGGACAGAGAAAGAGTTCTTATTGGATGAGAATTGTTCTGGGTCACCCCCGGTGCTAGGGATTGTGGGAGACCCAGGGTCCACAAACTCCATCGCCATCTCCAGTGTCCTAGGGCTGTTCCGGGTTCCCATG GTGAGTCATTACGCCACGTGTTCCTGTCTGAGCGACCGGGGAAAATACCCATCCTTCTTCAGAACCATCCCCAGTGATTCCTTTCAG GTGCGAGCCATGATCCAGATCCTACGTCGGTTGGGTTGGACCTGGGTGGGACTGCTGTTCAGTGATGATGACTACGGAGTTCATGCTGCCCGGTCCTTCCAATCAAGCCTGGCCGAGTCAGGGGGCTGTGTGGCCTATTCCCAGGTCCTGCCCAAAGACAACCGCCCCACTGAGCTGCAGAGGATCGTGGGAGAGATCAAGAGCTCCTCTGCtcgtgtggtggtggtgttctccaACGAGGCCTACTTGCTCCCTCTGGTGGATGAG GTGGTGGTGCAGAATGTGAAGGGTCTCCAGTGGATCGCCAGTGAAGCCTGGACCACCTCCTCTGTGTTTCACACCCCCCGTCTCATGCCCTACCTGGGGGGTACCCTGGGTATCGCCATCCGTCGTGGAGAGATACCCGGCCTCAGGGACTTCCTGCTTAGCATCCGCCCCGACGACCAACCTGACAATAACCCTGGAAACAACATG GTGAGACAGTTCTGGGAGGCTGTGTTTGGGTGCAGGTTGGAGCCCCCAGCAGGTTGGGTGGAGGCTGGGGGTGATGTATGTACAGGTCAGGAGGACCTGAGAGATGTCGAGACCAACTGTGGGGACGTGTCTGAGCTCAGGCCGGAGTATAACGTATATAAGGCAGTGTACGCCCTGGCCCATGCCCTGCATGACCTAATGCAGTGTGTGCCAGGGAGAGGACCTTTCAGTGGGAACCGCTGTGCCAGCCTACAGAGACTGGAGCACTGGCAG CTGGTCCATTACCTGGAGAGGGTTAACTTCACCACAGGGTTTGGTGATCGCGTTTCTTTCGATGACAACGGGGACGCCCTGGCCATCTATGACATCCTGAACTGGGCGTGGCTCCAGGACGGGAGTGTTCAGGTGGAGAATGTGGGTGTGATTGACGAATCAGCCCCCGCAGGACAAGAGCTCACACTGGATGAGGACAGAATTTTCTGGAACTTTGAGTCAAGAAAG CCCCCACGATCAGTATGCAGTGAGAGCTGTCCCCCAGGGACCCGTGTAGCCAGGAAGAAGGGGGAGCCTGTCTGCTGCTTCGACTGCATCTCCTGTGCTGAGGGAGAGGTCAGCAACACAACAG ACTCGGCCGAGTGCTTGAAATGTCCAGAGGACTTCTGGTCCAGCCCGGAGCGTGATCTCTGCATCCCTAAAGGGGTTGAATTCCTCTCCTACCAGGAATCCCTGGGCATCTCCTTGATGACCGCTTCGTTGTTAGGAGCCCTCATCTGTGCAGTGGTCCTCGGAATCTTCACCCACTACCGGAACACGCCTGTTGTCAAGGCCAACAACTCTGAGCTCAGCTTCCTGCTTCTTCTGTCACTCAAACTCTGCTTCCTGTGCTCGCTGCTGTTCATTGGCCGGCCCCGACTATGGACGTGTCAGCTGAGGCATGCAGCATTTGGTATCAGCTTTGTTCTCTGTGTCTCTTGTATACTGGTGAAGACAATGGTGGTGCTGGCTGTGTTCAGGACCTCTAAGCCTGGGGGGAAGGCAAGCCTGAAGTGGTTTGGTGCTGGGCAACAGAGAGGAACAGTCCTGGTTCTCACCTCATTCCAGGCTGCTATCTGCACAGCCTGGCTGGTTTCAGCCTCTCCAACTCCACACAAAAACATGCGCTACCATAATGATAAGATTGTATATGAGTGTGTGGTGGGGTCGGTAGCAGGGTTCGGAGCGTTATTAGGCTACATCGGCCTCCTGGCATTCCTTAGCTTCCTCTTGGCTTTCCTGGCTAGGAATCTTCCAGACAACTTCAACGAGGCCAAGTTCATCACCTTCAGCATGCTGATCTTCTGTGCTGTTTGGATCTCCTTTGTCCCTGCCTACATCAGCTCTCCTGGGAAGTATGCAGATGCTGTGGAGATATTCGCCATCTTAGCTTCCAGCTTTGGCATCCTGGTGGCGCTGTTCGGCCCAAAGTGTTACATCATCCTGCTGAGGCCAGATAGGAACACCAAGAAGGCTCTGATGGGCCGGGCCTCAACCAAGACATAG